A region from the Hydra vulgaris chromosome 08, alternate assembly HydraT2T_AEP genome encodes:
- the LOC136082924 gene encoding uncharacterized protein LOC136082924, whose protein sequence is MQLKRVSSSCGWDSLVNERVVKLVSSLNERITKENPIVGSWNIKNISEATVWCDASSLAVGIVLEVAGEIVEYCSWLRKQDNTAHITLAELEAVIKGINLAAKWGFKCINIKCDSATVVGWLSSLIIGDKPVRVHGLGELLARRRLSLIKDLVKECNIKLKLFLVKSAENKADALTRVPQNWLHSNHSAMTANIVPPDVKSFHNLHHFGVNRTLYLMKQTYPKEKVCRKDVESVVKSCERCLLMDPAPIRWEEGNLEVGKSWHRLAIDITHYKSKIYLSIIDYGKRSKFAIWRRLQNEKETTVCFHLEEIFRERGPPWQVLLGNSKTFRSKLVGELCAEWGVSILFRCVYRPSGNGIVERHHCTIKRMAARSGKDRLKMVYWYNIAPRKNGEETSLPYKAIFSYEWKPHTISAKTNVEVLHNYTQGQEVFVKPPDSKRTSEWNRGRVSNEGRGVSVEINGLPRHMSDVHPAPIVVDLSIRELEEPIADNLNLRRSTRVRRFPNKYADFVI, encoded by the coding sequence ATGCAGCTAAAAAGAGTTTCGAGTAGTTGTGGATGGGACTCTTTGGTGAACGAACGTGTTGTTAAATTAGTAAGCAGTTTGAATGAAAGAATTACAAAGGAAAATCCCATTGTTGGGTCATGGaacatcaaaaacatttctGAAGCAACAGTGTGGTGCGATGCAAGCAGTTTAGCTGTTGGCATAGTTTTGGAAGTGGCTGGGGAAATAGTAGAATACTGTTCGTGGTTGAGGAAACAAGATAATACGGCTCACATTACTCTTGCAGAGTTAGAAGCCGTGATAAAAGGAATTAATCTAGCAGCAAAATGGGGATTCAAATGTATTAACATAAAGTGTGATTCGGCTACTGTTGTCGGTTGGTTGAGCTCCTTAATTATCGGTGACAAACCCGTTCGAGTACACGGTCTTGGAGAACTACTTGCCCGTCGCCGGTTGTCGTTAATTAAAGACCTTGTGAAGGAgtgcaatataaaattaaaacttttcctGGTAAAGTCAGCAGAAAACAAAGCCGATGCTCTTACGAGGGTACCACAGAACTGGTTGCATTCAAACCATTCTGCAATGACAGCAAACATTGTACCGCCTGATGTGAAGTCGTTtcataatcttcatcactttgGAGTCAATCGAACACTTTATTTGATGAAACAGACATATCCGAAGGAGAAAGTTTGCAGAAAAGACGTTGAATCAGTCGTGAAAAGTTGCGAAAGATGTTTATTGATGGATCCTGCGCCAATTAGATGGGAAGAAGGAAATCTTGAAGTTGGAAAGAGCTGGCATCGTTTGGCTATTGACATAACCCACTACAAATCAAAGATTTATTTGTCTATTATTGACTATGGAAAAAGGAGCAAGTTTGCAATTTGGAGAAGGCTACAGAACGAGAAAGAAACAACAGTGTGCTTCCATTTAGAAGAAATATTCCGAGAAAGAGGACCTCCGTGGCAAGTTCTACTTGGCAACAGCAAGACTTTTCGCTCAAAACTTGTTGGTGAATTATGCGCAGAATGGGGAGTGTCCATCCTGTTTCGTTGCGTTTACAGGCCATCTGGAAATGGAATTGTTGAACGTCATCATTGCACAATCAAGCGCATGGCAGCCAGAAGTGGCAAAGACCggttaaaaatggtatattggTATAACATAGCTCCCAGAAAGAATGGCGAGGAAACATCGCTCCCTTACAAAGCTATATTTTCCTACGAGTGGAAACCACACACAATTTCTGCCAAAACTAACGTGGAAGTTCTCCACAACTATACACAAGGACAAGAAGTATTTGTAAAACCACCTGACTCAAAACGCACAAGCGAATGGAACAGAGGAAGAGTCTCAAATGAAGGACGAGGAGTTTCGGTAGAAATCAATGGATTGCCGAGACACATGTCGGACGTCCATCCTGCTCCCATTGTAGTTGACTTGTCTATCAGAGAATTGGAAGAACCCATCGCGGATAACCTGAATCTCCGAAGATCGACGCGAGTGCGGAGGTTTCCGAATAAGTATGCGGACTTTGTGATCTAG